In one window of Desulfurobacterium indicum DNA:
- a CDS encoding transglycosylase domain-containing protein — protein MRLFAFFLSFILLFSNAWASPSYKEKLLPDFATTVLDRRGNVIGYFYKKHFRLYAPFDEIPQNLIWAVISAEDARFYEHKGIDPIGLLRAAVRDITSGKIVQGGSTITQQLAKLVFLSSQRTFSRKLKEIGIAKELENNLTKNEILELYLNYVYLGSGAYGVKAAARVLFGKDLKNLSLTECALLAGLIRGPEYYNPFKHPERALRRRNWVLKQMYKNGYITRNIYLDAVNQPLGILPEPEKPRTAGYELDFVKFMAKKVLSADQLYTGGLTIKTTIDENVQNFAQKILASYAEKYSKEHNLNDLQCAGMAMTRLGEVLFVVGGTDYSKTKLNRAFQILRPIGSTAKPITYLSAFEKGISPYDYVENTPLELPMEEAGKKTRKNGEDKYWRPENYSHHYTDYLEVKNGLTYSVNLATIHLAMKIPSKIRQNFKKFEFTRGDFNLSYVLGSFPSNLYRILRAFSAIENGGVLYRPFVIKEVLDKNDQLIYRGTPSFKKVADTKNIAILRSILQDVVKKGTARRISYLSKRFDVAGKTGTTNSWRDAYFTGFTTSFVMSVWFGRDSYKTLWRGADGGRLSSPPWAEIAEKLCSIYGCGKFLPSYEEIVKSYYPLPSIPLKTELSRYIKANTLGVSYMESLTTLN, from the coding sequence TTGAGGCTTTTCGCTTTTTTCCTTTCATTTATTTTATTGTTTTCAAATGCGTGGGCTTCTCCCTCTTATAAGGAGAAGCTCCTTCCCGATTTTGCAACGACAGTTCTTGATAGACGTGGTAATGTAATAGGTTACTTCTATAAGAAGCATTTTAGATTATATGCTCCTTTTGATGAAATTCCTCAAAACCTTATCTGGGCAGTAATATCAGCGGAAGACGCAAGATTTTACGAGCACAAAGGCATAGATCCGATAGGTCTTCTTCGTGCGGCGGTAAGAGATATAACTTCAGGTAAAATTGTTCAGGGTGGAAGCACAATAACTCAACAGCTTGCAAAACTAGTATTTCTTTCATCTCAGAGGACATTTTCGAGGAAATTGAAGGAGATAGGTATAGCAAAAGAGCTGGAAAATAATCTTACAAAGAATGAAATTCTGGAACTTTATCTGAATTATGTCTATCTTGGAAGTGGCGCTTATGGTGTGAAAGCTGCTGCAAGAGTTCTTTTTGGGAAGGATTTAAAGAATCTTTCTTTAACGGAGTGTGCTTTACTTGCCGGTCTTATAAGGGGGCCCGAGTATTACAATCCTTTTAAGCATCCTGAAAGGGCATTAAGACGCAGAAACTGGGTTCTGAAGCAGATGTATAAAAACGGATATATAACAAGAAATATTTATCTTGATGCTGTAAATCAGCCCCTGGGAATTCTGCCAGAACCAGAGAAACCAAGAACGGCTGGTTATGAACTTGATTTTGTTAAATTCATGGCAAAAAAAGTGCTTTCTGCTGACCAGCTTTATACAGGTGGTTTGACTATAAAGACCACTATTGATGAAAATGTTCAAAACTTTGCTCAAAAGATTCTGGCGTCTTACGCTGAAAAATATTCCAAAGAGCATAACCTTAATGATTTGCAGTGTGCTGGAATGGCAATGACGAGACTTGGGGAAGTTCTCTTTGTTGTTGGAGGAACTGATTACAGTAAGACAAAACTAAATAGAGCCTTTCAGATTTTAAGACCTATCGGTTCAACAGCAAAACCAATAACTTATCTTTCTGCCTTTGAAAAAGGAATTTCTCCTTATGATTATGTTGAAAATACACCTCTGGAATTACCCATGGAAGAGGCGGGAAAGAAAACCAGGAAAAATGGAGAGGATAAATACTGGCGACCAGAAAACTATTCCCATCATTATACAGATTATTTGGAAGTAAAAAATGGATTGACATATTCAGTTAACCTTGCGACGATACATCTGGCGATGAAGATACCTTCTAAAATTCGTCAGAATTTCAAAAAATTTGAATTTACCAGAGGAGATTTTAACCTGTCTTATGTTCTGGGAAGTTTTCCATCAAACCTTTACAGAATTTTGAGGGCTTTTTCAGCAATAGAGAACGGAGGTGTTCTGTATAGACCATTTGTAATTAAAGAAGTACTTGATAAAAATGATCAGCTTATTTATAGGGGAACTCCTTCTTTTAAAAAGGTTGCAGACACAAAGAATATTGCTATTTTGCGTTCTATCCTTCAGGATGTTGTTAAAAAGGGGACGGCAAGGAGAATTTCGTATCTTTCTAAGAGATTTGATGTTGCGGGAAAGACTGGAACGACAAACAGCTGGCGGGATGCATATTTTACAGGTTTTACAACTTCTTTTGTCATGAGCGTGTGGTTTGGCAGAGATAGTTATAAAACGTTGTGGCGTGGTGCTGACGGTGGAAGACTTTCTTCTCCCCCCTGGGCAGAAATTGCTGAGAAGCTTTGTTCTATCTATGGTTGTGGGAAGTTTTTACCTTCTTATGAAGAGATTGTTAAAAGTTATTATCCTCTTCCCTCAATTCCGTTAAAAACGGAATTGTCACGTTATATTAAGGCCAATACACTTGGTGTTAGCTATATGGAGTCTCTGACTACATTGAATTAA
- a CDS encoding adenine phosphoribosyltransferase: MAEIQTDLNVQKEIEELRSLIRDIPDFPKPGIIFKDITPLLHKPWALQKVIDFIGNRYVGAGVDIVAGIESRGFILASALAYKIGAGLAIIRKPGKLPYKTISATYTLEYGEDKIEVHEDAIQRGMKVVLIDDVLATGGTMGAAIDLIEKLGGNIVSVDFLLELTFLEGRKKIEDRGYPIFSLIKF; this comes from the coding sequence ATGGCAGAGATTCAAACAGATCTTAACGTTCAGAAGGAGATAGAGGAGCTTCGTTCCCTCATCAGGGACATACCTGACTTTCCAAAGCCGGGTATTATATTTAAGGATATTACGCCGCTTCTTCACAAGCCATGGGCGCTTCAAAAGGTAATAGATTTCATAGGCAATAGATATGTAGGTGCCGGTGTAGATATTGTTGCAGGTATAGAGTCAAGAGGTTTTATTCTTGCTTCAGCACTTGCGTATAAAATAGGTGCCGGGCTTGCGATTATCAGAAAGCCGGGGAAACTTCCTTACAAAACAATAAGTGCAACTTACACTCTTGAATATGGTGAGGATAAAATAGAGGTTCACGAAGATGCTATTCAAAGAGGCATGAAGGTTGTTCTGATAGATGATGTTCTTGCTACAGGTGGCACCATGGGAGCTGCGATAGATTTAATTGAAAAACTCGGTGGGAATATTGTTAGTGTTGACTTTTTGCTTGAACTTACCTTCCTCGAAGGTAGAAAGAAAATAGAGGATAGAGGTTATCCAATATTTTCTCTTATTAAATTTTAG
- the uvrB gene encoding excinuclease ABC subunit UvrB — translation MRKFKVNSPFKPAGDQPKAIKKLAEGLNKGLKYQTLLGITGSGKTFTIAKVIEKVQKPTLVISHNKTLAAQLYHELKNFFPDNAVEYFISYYDYYQPEAYLPNRDLYIEKDCSINPVIDRMRHAATVSLLTRRDVIVVSSVSCIYGLGSPSFYSQLALRFTVGEEISRDDVIRKLVNLGYERSEFDMRPGIFKVRGDVIDIFPADVEDRFIRVELFGDEVDSIIEQDYFNRRVIRNFDSYTVYPASHYVTPQEQLVRAVKSIEAELEERIEFFLNQDKIVEAKRIEQRTRYDMELLLEIGHCKGIENYSRHLDGRKPGEPPFTLLDYFPDDFLVVIDESHVTIPQIKAMWRGDRARKFNLVEHGFRLPSAYDNRPLNFEEFLERLNQVIFVSATPGPFEMEVSEQIVEQIVRPTGLLDPEVEVRKTEGQMEDLLSEIRKRAAKNERVLVTTLTKRTAEELTDYLLDKGIKAKYLHSEIDSVERVEIIRSLRLGEFDVLVGVNLLREGLDLPEVSLVAILDADKEGFLRSTTSLIQTMGRAARNVHGKVILYADRITDSMKRAIEETNRRREIQRAYNEKHGIKPETVKRNIDSSILEDAGIAPFFKIKVKKEELPKTEEELFEEIARLEKEMREAAKNWEFEKAAKIRDKIKELRKLIVPA, via the coding sequence ATGAGAAAGTTTAAAGTAAATTCACCTTTTAAACCGGCTGGAGATCAGCCAAAAGCCATTAAAAAGTTAGCGGAAGGTTTAAATAAGGGATTAAAGTATCAGACGTTACTGGGCATAACGGGTAGCGGTAAAACTTTTACAATTGCCAAAGTTATAGAGAAAGTTCAAAAACCTACGCTTGTGATTTCTCACAATAAGACACTTGCTGCCCAGCTTTACCATGAGCTTAAAAATTTTTTTCCCGACAATGCCGTTGAATATTTTATAAGCTATTACGACTATTATCAGCCTGAGGCTTACCTGCCAAATAGAGATTTATATATAGAAAAAGATTGTTCCATAAATCCTGTTATTGACAGGATGAGGCATGCTGCAACTGTTTCTCTTCTTACAAGGCGTGATGTGATTGTTGTTTCTTCGGTTTCTTGTATCTATGGTCTTGGTTCCCCTTCTTTTTATTCTCAACTGGCTTTGAGATTTACTGTTGGTGAGGAGATCAGTAGAGATGATGTTATCAGGAAGTTGGTCAATCTTGGCTATGAAAGAAGCGAATTTGATATGCGTCCTGGAATTTTTAAAGTAAGGGGAGATGTTATAGATATTTTTCCTGCTGACGTTGAGGATAGGTTTATAAGGGTCGAGCTTTTTGGTGATGAAGTGGATTCGATAATAGAACAGGATTACTTTAATCGTAGAGTTATAAGGAATTTCGATTCTTATACGGTTTATCCGGCATCTCACTATGTTACTCCTCAAGAGCAGTTGGTTAGAGCTGTTAAATCGATAGAAGCAGAACTTGAGGAGAGAATAGAGTTTTTTCTCAATCAGGATAAGATTGTTGAGGCTAAAAGGATAGAGCAGAGAACCAGATATGATATGGAGCTTCTCCTTGAAATAGGACACTGTAAGGGTATTGAGAACTACTCAAGGCATCTTGACGGCAGGAAACCCGGGGAGCCTCCGTTTACGCTGCTGGACTATTTCCCGGATGATTTTCTTGTTGTTATAGATGAGTCTCACGTTACAATACCACAAATAAAAGCAATGTGGCGTGGTGATAGAGCGAGAAAATTCAATCTGGTTGAACACGGTTTCAGGCTTCCTTCGGCTTATGATAACAGACCTTTAAACTTTGAAGAGTTTTTAGAAAGGCTAAATCAGGTGATTTTTGTTTCTGCTACTCCGGGTCCTTTTGAGATGGAAGTTTCGGAGCAGATTGTTGAACAGATTGTTAGGCCTACCGGGCTACTTGACCCTGAAGTTGAGGTTAGAAAGACAGAAGGACAAATGGAAGATCTCCTTTCTGAAATTAGAAAAAGAGCGGCTAAAAATGAGAGAGTTCTGGTTACGACCTTGACTAAAAGGACGGCTGAAGAGCTTACCGACTATTTGCTTGATAAGGGTATAAAGGCAAAATACCTTCATTCGGAGATAGATTCTGTCGAGAGAGTAGAGATTATAAGATCCTTGAGACTTGGCGAGTTTGATGTTCTGGTTGGTGTTAACCTGCTGAGGGAAGGACTTGATCTTCCGGAAGTTTCTCTTGTTGCGATCCTTGATGCGGATAAAGAGGGATTTTTGCGTTCGACGACTTCGCTTATTCAAACTATGGGTAGAGCGGCAAGAAACGTTCACGGTAAGGTTATCCTTTACGCAGACAGGATAACTGACTCAATGAAGAGAGCGATAGAGGAGACAAATAGACGTCGTGAAATTCAGAGAGCTTATAATGAAAAGCACGGTATAAAGCCTGAAACGGTAAAAAGAAATATAGATTCAAGTATTCTTGAGGATGCGGGAATTGCTCCTTTCTTTAAAATTAAAGTTAAGAAAGAGGAACTTCCTAAAACGGAAGAAGAGCTTTTTGAAGAGATAGCCAGACTTGAAAAGGAGATGAGAGAAGCTGCAAAAAACTGGGAATTTGAAAAAGCTGCAAAGATAAGGGATAAAATAAAGGAGTTGAGAAAGCTGATAGTTCCTGCCTGA
- a CDS encoding tetratricopeptide repeat protein: MKKIIIASLFFAATASAADINFGLKLYKDGMYELADQTFSQILTSPPENLKPYLSPMAETFLKTKDINSLKRLLKVWKERYPSYKKGYYLGLSTFVNISEGKKLKDVFDETSFLSLPVKEKIDFLKVLAKAPLSTDEKFYILTLGKKRLDVKGALADSGFLEKFAEETIKNKHQDITDYIFANYGDWLKGKEFELPYIKYLERQKKYDDALIKLRKLYKKDKSPEILFEMAKVYYLKGNYKTAIKLAKNINTTEAKFLRAWAYFKSGRKREAFKELNMNIQKPVMPESLKVAINFIEGKINPDEIKKFYPEYYYRALLFTFSPAADEKVKKINNHDAGMFFYERGNFEKAFDYLKRAVNSRKGFYLTPRTLYLIGKVAVINKDMGNMLYSEIANNFQNTPYYKASIIPYAQSLILKGNFDAAAKLLKYGIEQFKIDSIQARKLLGEAYYYEGNYKKASLTLKPIISKDDEAFHFFILSEFYGGKKRAAFEYLKVKLNNNRLFPEINYGRLCYLAAKLGKTSSLKKVPLPKEPFAAAMFAVLTNNKKLMKSLIYKTTGMVREALLYKLAIGEKTPEKRFVYLSLLKAVAENPETANFAEKMEEYDAYRFGRFDNLLLNNPEFIAYNPENDISDINSIIEKANDYLESNGILKAYGLYKLAAERTTDPNIRTEVVTKMVKIDMKLKNYKRAIRDVNLIPDAGQKENDIKNYLLTEIYYKEGRLLDALNAGKAVTNINNIPETERVKFAATLASLYKLAGNEEKAMELLNYIVKKGHLSEINYDDLVNLALFLDKKGKHTEAIELLKEANKKARKKEQKAESLFWLASIEEETGNREKALMDYLKIYYEIGVEPWTSTALYRAANLLEEKGSYQQALKLLKKVVKIKGQSPEGIRAFEKIKEIENKMKGGVNAEGR; encoded by the coding sequence ATGAAAAAAATTATAATAGCCTCTCTTTTTTTCGCGGCTACGGCAAGTGCAGCAGACATAAACTTCGGTCTGAAACTCTACAAGGACGGAATGTATGAGCTTGCAGATCAAACATTTTCGCAGATACTAACCTCCCCTCCTGAAAACCTCAAACCTTACCTGAGCCCTATGGCTGAAACATTTCTTAAAACAAAGGATATAAACTCTTTAAAACGCCTCCTTAAAGTCTGGAAAGAAAGATATCCGTCATATAAAAAAGGTTATTATTTGGGTTTATCAACATTTGTAAACATAAGCGAAGGAAAAAAATTAAAAGATGTCTTTGACGAAACTTCCTTTTTATCTTTACCGGTAAAAGAAAAGATAGACTTCCTGAAAGTTTTAGCAAAAGCTCCCCTTTCAACAGACGAGAAATTTTACATTCTTACCTTAGGCAAAAAAAGACTGGATGTAAAAGGGGCTCTGGCTGACAGTGGATTTCTCGAAAAGTTTGCTGAGGAAACAATAAAAAACAAACATCAAGACATAACCGACTACATATTCGCAAATTATGGAGACTGGCTCAAAGGAAAAGAATTTGAACTTCCATACATAAAATATCTGGAAAGACAGAAAAAATACGATGATGCTCTCATAAAACTGAGAAAACTCTACAAAAAAGATAAAAGCCCTGAAATACTGTTTGAAATGGCTAAAGTTTATTATCTGAAAGGAAACTACAAGACGGCGATAAAACTTGCCAAAAACATTAACACTACGGAAGCAAAGTTTTTAAGAGCCTGGGCTTACTTCAAATCAGGCAGGAAAAGAGAAGCCTTTAAAGAACTGAACATGAACATACAAAAACCTGTAATGCCTGAAAGTCTGAAAGTAGCAATTAACTTTATAGAAGGAAAAATCAACCCCGATGAAATCAAAAAGTTCTATCCGGAATACTATTACAGGGCTCTCCTCTTTACATTCTCTCCTGCCGCAGACGAAAAGGTAAAAAAGATAAACAACCATGATGCTGGAATGTTCTTTTATGAAAGAGGCAATTTTGAAAAAGCATTCGATTACTTAAAACGTGCGGTAAACTCAAGGAAAGGTTTTTATTTAACCCCGAGAACACTCTACCTTATAGGAAAAGTTGCCGTTATAAACAAAGATATGGGAAACATGCTCTACTCGGAAATAGCCAATAATTTCCAAAACACACCATACTACAAAGCCTCAATAATACCCTACGCCCAATCCCTGATACTGAAGGGGAACTTCGATGCAGCGGCAAAACTCCTCAAATACGGAATTGAGCAATTCAAAATAGACAGCATACAGGCGAGAAAACTTCTCGGAGAAGCCTACTATTATGAAGGCAATTATAAAAAAGCAAGTTTAACTTTAAAACCTATTATAAGCAAAGATGATGAAGCCTTTCATTTCTTCATCCTCTCTGAATTTTACGGCGGCAAAAAACGAGCAGCTTTTGAATACCTAAAAGTAAAACTGAACAACAACAGGCTATTCCCGGAAATAAACTACGGAAGACTGTGCTACTTAGCGGCAAAACTTGGAAAAACCTCCTCTTTAAAGAAAGTCCCACTGCCTAAGGAACCCTTTGCAGCTGCAATGTTCGCAGTCTTAACAAACAACAAAAAACTTATGAAAAGCCTGATTTATAAAACAACAGGAATGGTAAGAGAAGCTCTCCTTTACAAACTTGCAATCGGAGAAAAAACACCTGAAAAGCGTTTTGTTTATCTGTCACTACTTAAAGCGGTAGCGGAAAATCCGGAAACGGCAAACTTTGCAGAAAAAATGGAAGAATATGACGCTTATAGATTCGGACGGTTTGACAATCTCCTTTTAAACAACCCTGAATTCATAGCATACAACCCTGAAAACGACATCTCAGACATAAATTCCATAATCGAAAAAGCCAACGACTATTTAGAATCAAATGGTATTCTGAAAGCCTACGGACTTTACAAACTGGCAGCCGAAAGAACAACAGATCCCAACATAAGAACAGAAGTGGTAACAAAAATGGTAAAAATTGACATGAAACTTAAAAACTATAAGAGAGCAATAAGAGACGTAAACCTTATTCCGGATGCTGGACAAAAAGAAAACGATATAAAAAACTACCTGCTGACTGAAATTTACTACAAGGAAGGAAGACTTCTTGACGCACTTAACGCAGGAAAAGCCGTAACAAACATAAACAACATACCTGAAACCGAAAGAGTAAAATTTGCAGCAACTCTCGCGTCACTTTATAAACTTGCAGGGAACGAAGAAAAAGCAATGGAACTCTTAAATTACATAGTCAAAAAAGGTCATCTTTCAGAGATTAACTACGATGATCTGGTAAACCTTGCCCTGTTTCTGGACAAAAAAGGCAAACATACAGAAGCCATTGAACTTCTGAAGGAAGCTAACAAAAAGGCCAGAAAAAAAGAGCAAAAAGCAGAATCTTTATTCTGGCTGGCTTCCATCGAAGAGGAAACGGGAAACCGTGAAAAAGCTCTAATGGATTACTTGAAGATATACTATGAAATCGGCGTGGAACCATGGACCTCTACCGCTCTTTACAGGGCAGCAAATCTTCTTGAAGAAAAAGGAAGTTACCAACAGGCTTTGAAGTTACTAAAGAAAGTGGTTAAAATTAAAGGGCAATCACCGGAAGGGATAAGAGCCTTTGAAAAAATCAAGGAAATCGAGAATAAGATGAAAGGAGGCGTTAATGCAGAAGGGCGGTAA
- a CDS encoding DUF507 family protein — MQKGGKFVQLLVNEITKNLVGKDYIIVDDENYFKDKVLEIIINEYKIEKELEEEAEKILEENSDEIMYRGIPFFKARKLIKEKLAKERGIPASGSIFSREKANYLAGKILKFILTDDEIDYTQERGIIRQEIVKAFNTIAQLKKEVDQAAKHKIESMSKPIPEGTPEWFALYRKFYEEELISRGLLDTEETE; from the coding sequence ATGCAGAAGGGCGGTAAATTCGTGCAACTCCTTGTAAACGAGATAACGAAAAACCTTGTTGGAAAGGACTACATCATCGTTGACGACGAGAACTACTTTAAGGATAAAGTCCTTGAAATCATTATCAACGAATACAAGATTGAGAAAGAGTTAGAAGAAGAAGCTGAAAAAATATTGGAGGAAAATTCTGATGAAATTATGTATAGAGGTATCCCTTTCTTCAAAGCACGTAAACTTATAAAAGAAAAACTTGCAAAAGAAAGAGGCATTCCAGCTTCTGGCAGCATTTTCAGCAGAGAAAAGGCAAACTACCTGGCAGGAAAAATCCTAAAATTCATTCTGACTGATGATGAAATAGACTACACACAGGAAAGAGGAATCATAAGACAGGAAATAGTAAAAGCCTTCAACACAATAGCTCAACTTAAAAAAGAAGTTGATCAGGCAGCAAAACACAAAATAGAATCAATGTCAAAACCTATACCGGAAGGAACTCCGGAATGGTTTGCTTTATACAGAAAATTTTACGAAGAAGAACTTATATCAAGAGGTCTCCTTGATACAGAAGAAACTGAGTAA
- a CDS encoding FtsB family cell division protein has translation MIQKKLSKLLIIGWVIFLPFYLYSYIFGENSLKTLRELQKNYQKLQAEKNYWNTKVEILNERIKAIEQNQKFYYEKLAREMFVKGKKGEQTFLFVTKKHPKIQILNKNSTKTEE, from the coding sequence TTGATACAGAAGAAACTGAGTAAACTATTAATTATCGGGTGGGTAATTTTCCTGCCCTTTTATCTATACAGTTACATTTTCGGTGAAAACTCCCTCAAAACTTTGAGGGAACTTCAGAAAAACTACCAAAAACTTCAAGCGGAGAAGAACTACTGGAATACAAAAGTTGAAATCCTCAATGAAAGAATAAAAGCAATAGAACAAAATCAAAAATTTTATTACGAAAAACTTGCAAGAGAAATGTTTGTAAAAGGAAAGAAAGGCGAACAAACCTTCCTATTCGTGACAAAAAAACATCCTAAAATTCAAATTTTGAACAAAAACTCAACAAAGACAGAAGAATAA
- a CDS encoding type 1 glutamine amidotransferase, translating to MKALFVKNIGIEGPGTLAPLFERKGVAVETIDAFRGEMVDSVDDYEFITILGGPMGVYEAKKYSFLNDEFRLVEEALRKNKRIVGICLGAQIIAHVLGAKVYKGEMGKEIGWYELYPQNEFEFLYRHKMDVFEWHGDTFELPEGATKLASTPLYPNQAFRLNRAVGLQYHIEVTKDDIKRWIEAYRDEVVSEGLTPEQILGDDDKKWEMLKVYSSVFVEFLFKI from the coding sequence ATGAAGGCACTTTTTGTTAAAAACATAGGAATCGAAGGTCCGGGAACACTTGCGCCGCTTTTTGAGAGGAAAGGAGTAGCAGTTGAAACTATTGATGCTTTTCGCGGTGAAATGGTTGATTCGGTTGATGACTATGAGTTTATAACGATATTGGGCGGTCCTATGGGGGTTTATGAGGCTAAAAAGTATTCTTTTCTTAATGATGAGTTTAGACTGGTTGAAGAGGCTTTGAGAAAGAACAAAAGGATTGTTGGGATCTGCCTTGGGGCTCAAATAATAGCTCATGTTTTAGGTGCTAAAGTTTATAAAGGTGAAATGGGAAAAGAGATAGGCTGGTATGAGCTTTATCCTCAAAATGAGTTTGAATTTCTATATAGGCACAAGATGGATGTTTTTGAGTGGCATGGTGATACTTTTGAGCTACCTGAAGGGGCAACGAAACTTGCTTCAACGCCTCTCTATCCCAATCAGGCTTTCAGATTAAACAGGGCTGTTGGTCTGCAGTACCACATTGAAGTTACGAAGGATGATATTAAAAGGTGGATTGAAGCTTATAGGGACGAGGTAGTTTCTGAAGGATTAACTCCAGAACAGATATTGGGAGATGATGATAAAAAATGGGAAATGCTGAAAGTTTATTCTTCTGTCTTTGTTGAGTTTTTGTTCAAAATTTGA
- the truD gene encoding tRNA pseudouridine(13) synthase TruD, with the protein MARIKVKPEDFKVKEVLKPGFLEGRGYRVYSLWKKGLETEEAIKKIAKISGLSHRFIGYGGLKDKNAITVQFISVPERFRLKEVADRNLKVIFAGFSRKKVSPSAVNGNFFEVHVREFFRYPERVDILEEFGIPGYYGEQRFTSVRRNSFFVYYLIRNDFKNALFYLFTPAGWESLRGRKGKKLFVAGRFGESAWFFSGWRKKVALFLEKSNNFREALSLVPESEIKFQFNVFQSYLFNRYLSELVSKKTDEKLVFKYKLGELVFPLERIYLPEKVPVFSLEIKELYVSFLNEMGLSLDQFSNFSKFFHRFNRETIVSIKDFEIKETAGGVILKFFLPSGHYATNVLRFLFDAVKKRK; encoded by the coding sequence TTGGCAAGAATAAAGGTAAAGCCGGAAGATTTCAAGGTGAAAGAAGTTTTGAAACCGGGCTTTTTGGAGGGAAGAGGTTATCGGGTTTATTCTCTCTGGAAAAAAGGATTGGAAACGGAAGAAGCTATAAAGAAAATAGCTAAGATTTCTGGTCTTTCTCACAGATTTATAGGTTACGGTGGTTTAAAGGATAAAAATGCCATTACGGTTCAGTTTATCTCTGTGCCTGAAAGATTCAGACTTAAAGAGGTGGCGGACAGGAATTTAAAGGTGATTTTTGCAGGATTTTCCAGAAAAAAAGTTTCTCCGTCTGCAGTTAACGGTAACTTTTTTGAAGTTCATGTTAGAGAATTTTTTAGGTATCCTGAAAGAGTTGATATTTTAGAGGAGTTTGGGATTCCAGGTTATTATGGAGAGCAGAGGTTTACGTCTGTTCGAAGGAATAGTTTTTTTGTTTATTATTTGATTAGAAATGATTTTAAAAATGCCCTTTTCTACCTTTTTACACCGGCAGGTTGGGAAAGTTTGAGGGGGAGGAAAGGGAAAAAACTCTTTGTTGCTGGTAGGTTTGGAGAATCTGCCTGGTTTTTTTCCGGCTGGAGAAAGAAGGTAGCCCTTTTCCTTGAAAAGTCAAACAATTTCAGAGAAGCTCTATCTCTTGTTCCTGAAAGTGAAATAAAGTTTCAGTTTAACGTTTTTCAGAGTTATCTTTTTAATCGCTACCTTAGTGAGTTGGTCAGTAAAAAAACTGATGAAAAGCTGGTTTTCAAGTATAAGTTGGGAGAGCTGGTTTTTCCTCTGGAAAGAATCTATCTTCCAGAGAAGGTTCCGGTTTTTTCTCTTGAAATTAAAGAGTTGTATGTTTCTTTTTTAAATGAGATGGGGTTGTCTCTTGATCAGTTTTCAAACTTTTCTAAATTTTTTCACCGGTTTAATAGGGAAACGATTGTTTCTATAAAAGATTTTGAGATTAAGGAAACGGCAGGTGGAGTAATACTGAAATTTTTTCTTCCGTCAGGCCACTATGCTACGAATGTTCTCAGATTCCTTTTTGATGCTGTGAAAAAAAGAAAATAG